A segment of the Corvus hawaiiensis isolate bCorHaw1 chromosome 16, bCorHaw1.pri.cur, whole genome shotgun sequence genome:
CTTGTGCAATGCTCGCTGGTGCTTGTGCAATACCCCCTTCTCATGCCTTTCACACAGGTCCTttatgggaaaagaaaacaacaggtACATAGTGGGAGCCAAGAGTcagcaaacacacagcaaagtACATCAGGaacacacacacagtcacacTTTATGTCATTTCTATGCTGTAGATTTTTGCTCCTTTGCTTTCAAGAGGGTCAAAAAATGCTGGCAGTTAAgaatttaagaaacaaaactgcTTGAACCCAGACCATTGAGCTTAAGAGGCAACCTGGGGCATCACTTCTGCCAACATTTTGGATCTTATCAGACCTCTTAtcttttctgaccttctcagaATTAAGTGCTAGCAATTAATTAAAGTGCTGGCCCAATAGTGTCCTTCAATTTCAGTCCCAGCCTGAGAATGTCAGGAGAGGCTGCCACACAGTTGACCAAAAGATTAGTATTAACAAAATCCTTTCATTCATAACTGAACTCATGTCTCCATGAGCAAACCAGCAGCAATCTAGTTCACTGCTTAGACTCAAAAGCAGGCAAATCTAAAAACAAAAAGTTACCCGATCCATACAGTTTAACcactcatatttttaaattccttgCAAAATTTGCTCTTTGTCAAGTTCTCATCATCAGACGAGCTGATCAGTAAGGCTACAGAGCTCCCTATGGCCAACAGCCACTCCCCTCCCTCTGCCAGATGCCCAGTTTGCCTCTGAACTGGCCTCACTAACAGTTTTCCATCCAGTTGGCGTTACACCCTCTAAAGAGCACAAGCTTGCTCTAAACAACTTTCTTGTTGGCAGAAGAACAGCAGAGCTCACTTTATAGGACTGGAGTAAATCCAGGAAAAGGTTCAACTTCTCCACCACATCATTCTCTTCCTGTTTACCCtagaaaacaagggaaaaagtACATTTTACGTAAGCCTGGCATCACAGCCCTTCACCCCACCACACAGGCTCTCACTGCACTCTCCAGGGCACATCGGCGCTTACACAACCGCATCAAAAATCTCTCTGATGGCACTGGAGTGTTTGGTCTTCAGTGTGCAGAACAAAGACCTGACTGAGGCAGGAACAGCTTTTCCAACTGACTGATCATTAGAACAAGAGGAGTTGGTTTCACAGGCCTGCGTGTCAGTCCTTTCAGCACACTCTGCCTGGAATTCCTTGCTCTTGCAGATCCTCCAATCTTTCATCTTCCCTTCCTACAAGATAACTAATCCATTAAAACTCTGAATACCTGCATGGTCCCCATAATGGTTCGTGCATCAGAAGGCAGAGATGAGACACCAAGACAAATTTCACTaccagttttattattttacaaaatactcttttcttcctgtatcaATAGAGCTCTCTGGAGCGTAAACTCTGGAGAAAGAGACGTGGCCTGACTGATCTACAAAAGCACGCTGAGTGTTTTAACACAATGCAATGAAGAGCACTGAAGACAAAAGTATTACTTTGCCTTTGCAGACTGTCGTGTTCTCACATTATTCTGACAGTCATTACCACACTGTACACTTGGACAGGAACGTGGTGCTTCTGTCTGAATGACTCTCATGTAATGTTTAAGTACATGAATGTGAAAATTTGATTCAGAAGTAAGTTATTCTGGGTTCTCTGTAGCAGATTAATAAGATGGAACACAGCACTTTTGGACAGCTCACTCTAGTAGTGAGCTTAACGTGTGCAGTAACCATTTAAAATTACGAAAGAAAGCaggtttttccctcctttcccttgcctgttacattttttcccccattaaaCACAGTCCAGGTATTTCACACAAGCTTGAACAAGCAGGCTAGTAGTTGAGGATGTGAGCTTGGACTACAATCTCCCTCTTAACTCTTGAAGGGCTTATGTCTACAGAGCTCATGATTAAAGATGAAATTCAAGGATGAAATTCATgttacaaaaagaaacaaaaaaaagtaaagaactCACCTGCTGCACAGCCTTATCTGCCAGAAGTGCAAATTCAACAGACAGACCCTTCAAGGCTTGTTTCAGAGTCCCCCATGCGTTGTTGTTCAAAGCAGCCCAGGAAGGAAGTGGGGTAGTGTCTGAGCCCAGAGCACTGGAAGGAGATAAGCAATGGTCACATCTAGGAGACAAATCCCACTCAGTAGATAAAACTTATTTGCAGAGAGCAGTTCAGAGTTTCAAATCAGTCTTAACAGCTCACAGTGCTGAGCTACTACTGTCCCATCCTAATGCAGTTAACTGTGCACATACTGGGGAGAGAGACAATAACACAAGTACCTGAATGTGAaggtatttctgttttctttcctcacaCTCGAGGGAATGCAGCCTTAGTGGAAAGCGTGCATTTCCTCCTTTCATAGAAGGAAAATTGATCATGTCCTACAGCATGCACTGAAATACCCATTTTTACCAGACCATTTGCAGGTAAACTTGACAACAGTTTTGAGTTCTAAACCAACAGTAGAAACGTTCACATCAGCAAACCCTGTTCCTCCCAACCTACCTTAGCTCCTTCCCAAATATGAGGAGGTCAGAGGCATTATCGATGGCTCGGGAAGCGATCCTCTCCGCACGGTCCCGGAGCTTATAAAAGCTGTTATAAATATTCCTGATcagctccctgctggcagcaaaCTGGGCCTGAATGTCAGCTGGGAGGAAGTCCTGAAGGAGTACAGAGGGGTTACTGGTGGATAAATCAGAGGCACACCACAGTCTGCAGAAGGGGACAGGCTTCCCTCTTGTGCTCACTCCCTCATGCTGTGCTCTAACAACTCTGCAGAGATCAGCTTCCCATTTAGGTGTTCAAGTCAGATGTCACACGAATAGCCCTAATCTTCAGAAGCAGAAAGAGGTTCAGATACCCAGTGTAGACAGAGTTGCCAAAATCTGCAATTCTATTATGCAGTTAAAACAGGGTTTGTGAGGTTTCAAGCTTACAAGTTCTGATCTGATCCTACTGGTAACTCCCAGCCCAGTAAAGTCAAGCATGAACTGAAAGTTCAGCTTTTTTTTGACCAGTTTATCACTGGTAAAAGCCTGAATTAAGCTCCAGTTGCAAAATCTTCTGCAAGCATTGCAGGAACCTGAACAACAACTTGCTTTGAAATTGCTCAATGAACACAGTGGATGTGTACTTAAAACTTGTCATAGCACTAATCACTGGGATAAACAGATATATAGAGAACTTATAACTAACTTTTCCATAACAGTCCAAATTGCTCTCTCACAGGAAGAGGACAACAGACAGAATGAGGGCATGAGCACAAGGGAAAGACATCAGTCTAGATATTAACTTCTAAATTGTGCAATTTGTGCATTTGTTTGTTATGTAAGTACAAGGAATTACAGAGAAACATGTTCTGAGCAGGATTCACTGGTTAATCTTTATCATATTCGTGAGCCAGAATTTAGCTAGAAATATCAGGCCCTTAAGAGTCAAAAGTTTATTTGATCTATTCAGTAAAATTACAAGTCCTTCAAACTCTGGAAATAACTGTCTCCTACCTAAGGTCTCCATCATTGCACAAATGCCATAACTGAAGCACTTGGAGCAGAAAGCCATTTAAACCAGAATTACACATTGCAAGAAATTCATATACATACCTTGGCCTGGGTAGCTAATCTGCAAGTCACAAATTCATCTCCTACTCCCTGGACCAACTCCCTTAGCTTATTCTGTACATCctggagaaaatacagaatcaaATGAGCATGAAATAACTAAGCAACCCAAGGGCAGGTCACACAGGTCTCAGATACATTGCAGCAGTAAGGCACAACTCAGCAGACACAGCTTTACTCAGGTTAGGTTTAATTTAAGGAAAAGCATAATCTCTATTCCCCTAAGAACAGttataattttcaaaatactaCACTCCTGGCATTGAGTGAAATTACCTTCCACTTTCCACTGTGGAAACACCTACTGAGAGAAAATTCTCTTCATCACAGGGAGCAAACCCATGTAGGTTAACAGCAATTCTGAACGCTGTGCCCAGTGAGGCAGTTACAGCAAGATGTGCAAGCTCAGGACTATTGCTAACAAACACTCACTGAGCCACTGAAGGACAGAAAGAGTTTCAAGAGCACATCTTCTGAGAAAGGGGGATGTCGAGCCACCAGGTTTATGAAACGCTTCAGCGCTCTCCTCCTCGATTCTATGAACTCTCGATCAGCTGCAGGAAGAAACACGGAATTCCAATTAATGCATCTCACATTACacctcagaaagaaaaaagaaagcactgcaacaaaaaccaaagaatGGTACCTATAGTCTGCCAGCTCCCAAAACCAGACCTTTTAGACTGACCACCCGAACAAATATTCCATCAAGCATTCTCTATCTCACCAGAATCCAGCATACACAGCCACATGTGGTTATTTCCACAGGGGGGgtcagggaggaaggaaaaacaaccaAGCCCAAGGCCTGAAACCTCCACTTACAAACTGTGGGCCTACAGAGATTCTTCTTCCTCTGAATCAATTCCACAGAGGATATCCCAGTCTGGTTGGGACTCCTGGGATCAGCATCTATCCTTTTCATGCAAGATGTCAAAAAGTACTTTGGAAGACTTGCACAGTAATCTGCAGTACATCCATCCAGAGTCTTGTCAAACTAAAAAAATTCTGCTCCTCTTGCTGAAACAGGAAGATTTTTAATCTAGCGATAACTGCAGTAAGGCAATAAATCAGAGTTCCTGGAGTTTTTCaggagcaataaaaataaaaccaaatattaaagaaagcagcatagaaagaaattaaaggaatgCTCTTATCCATGACAACACTCCTGTATCATGAAGCGTTACTACTCCTTTCCCTCAGTTTTAAGCTGGCAGTTTGCTGGCTCTGAGGACTCTCACAGGTGATCCTCACTACAGCACCACCCACCAATTCCTTTTTTTGCCGTTGGGGTTGCAGATCTTGATTTTGCTTTGCTCAAACTTAACCTACATGGATGTTTGTGAAGTCGTGTACACACTTCCCACAGGATCTGCCTCAGTTGGTTGCCATCCTCCAaatgagcagagcaggacatcCATCTCCATCTgacagatggaggggagcagaCCCCCATTGGTGTAACTCAGCAGAGGAGCACACCAAGGACAAAGCACAGAGCTTTGtccatccagctctgggacttGGAGGCTCCAAGAGTCACACATCTGTACTAATCCATCAAATCCTGTGTCCTGCAATACCATTTGTCAGTCCATTAATCTACTCAGAAACAAGAACTAcccattccctttcctttttcctgtttgcagTTTCCATTAGGCCCACTTCCACAGCTCTTCTATATGCAGTCACTGGACTAAAGGCAatcagcacactctgcctcatCACAGCTTTGCACTGTATTAGAACTGTTCTCCTAGCATAGTTTGGGAACTAATCctatcattttttttccctaaagttATGATATGTGTGGGAAGAAATGCACTGGTGAATGCAGGGAAATATCAACACACCAGCAGTGCAAGGAAATAACAGTTCCTGACAAGTGATAGATATCGGGAGCTTCTTTCAAGCATCCTTTCTCCACTGAGATTAATCAGAGACGGTATCTTTGCTCACAGGTGTTGCATGAGGTGGAAATTCTGGCTGAGAACACTGAATCAGGTTAAATTCAATACATGGGTTTCACACCCCTAAAAAAAGCTTTCACAGTTCACGTTCCATCATAAGAATATATGACCATtgaagcttttcaggggtatgATTTTGCTTTGCTCCAGTTCACTATATACCCTGCTCTGCTCACTGTTTACCAATTCTGCTTTACTGGAGCAGTACATGGACTCCTCAATTGAAATCAATTATTTATTGAAACATAGTGAGCTTAGCACCATGGGCAGGAGAGAAGACACTGAAAAGCTTGTTCTTGCACAGATAAAGTATTAAACAAGACAGAATTCTATACAGTTATGCAACATTCGAAATAATACATGCTTAAAAACAGCGTCAATATTTGAGATTAATGAAAAATGTTCCTGAAGGAGCTTTGATATGCTTTCTGTCTTGGGATACTTCTTGGTTTCTAGTCTAACACCTGAAGTATACTTGAATGATCTGACACTGGTTCCATTTAGGTTGGACAAGAACTTTTAAGGTCACTGAATCCAGCTGTTAAACTAACACTGCCACGTCCACCACTAAACAATGATCATCATGACCCGTTTTTCTAAGAAGCAATACCTGCAATTCTGCCATGCTCTTGTGTAGAATTACACCTAAAATCTTACTAAGAAAAATCATTAGATACTGAAATTCCACAGGAAGAAACCCCACTGACGTTTCGCATTAATACCTCAGCTGTAGGAATTTCTAGGACGGCAATCATTCACCCCTCCAAATTGTGTATTGTAACCTCAAAGTTGTTGTCTGAGCCAAGCAGACCCCAAGACTTTCAATCTTTTAAACACTTCTTTTCAACAGTATCACCTTGATTGCGCTTGCACCGTGAAGCAAAACCCCTCCAGTGAGAAATGAAGATGCAGTTTTACCTCCCAGCATCCTCTTTgggggcagtgctggcaccaTGCGATAGGGGAActtctgcagcagcatctcGTGGAACACCACGAAATCGTTGTATCGTCTGTACACGGAGCACTTGAAtctctgcagggaaggaagggggaggGTAACTCAATACACACCTTAGACAGCAGCACTTGCACAATTTTTTTGTGCTGCCAATACAATTTCTTCACTAGCTCAAAACAGTTTGAAATATCCAGCTACCTACACCAATTTGTCACAAAACCATTCCGTTTTCATTGTCATACACCTGCTTTTGTACAGAGCTCAGGTTTCAAGCAAGTGAACTTGCAGACCATCCTTCACACCCAGGCCAGGAAGGCCCAGTGCTACTGCATTAAAATTGAGCCAACACAACTGATCTACACCAAACCAGCATCACCCAGCACATCTTAACCACTCAAGACCTTGCCAGCAGAAACTGCAAAGGCATTCTTAAGAGCATACATTCTCACCAAGCCCAAAACTTGTTCACATTACCTTGCTGGAAACCTCATATTCCACATGTTTCAGAAAAAGGCCCTTCTTCTCAGGTATAAGCTCCACCTGTACACTATCCTTGCTCAATAGCTCTTGTAGGGtgtgggaaagcagcagtggaTTTCCCtggggcgtctgcattagaaacTGTTCTGGTTCCCTTGGTTCATTTACTGGAGGCTTTGCCAAATCTAgaagacaaaaagggaaaaaaacagtagACCTGATAAGATATAGTAAAAGAAGtagctttaaaatattctgttccTTTGCTTGGTGCTCCCAGAATGGTGCAACACAACCAGAAGCCCAGCCAGGCCACTCCCCCAGGAGGTTATGCTGCTTCACACACGTTCCCAACCCCGGTACCTCCCTGCTCACAATACCCAGGAGCACCACCAATTATATCGAGTCAGAGAGACATCTTCACTAAGCAAAGAATCACAGGCCAAATTTGTTCTGTGAATCAGCTAAGAGGCCTGCATTTCCTGTCTGTCCAGCTCCCACCACAGCAGGATCTGCCAAAATGAACGAAACCCTTGCTCAGCACTTTTGGATCCTGCCTAGAACAACtcatggaaggaaagaaaaaatgtgtcGTTTTACTGCGCTGCAGAAATTTATTCCATTAATTTTGCATATCATGACAAAGGAAGGAGACACTTCATTTGACATAATTTTCTTAAACTCTATGACAGCGTGCTACAGTGAGTGTGAACTACAATAATTTACTATGTCAACATACTTAAGTtccaaagcagagggaaaaggttCCTAATAAGTGCTACCAACCCAACAATTCCCCAGTCACAGCCAGCTGTGGCAAAATCTTCAAATTTACCTATTCTATTCCACTGCTGGTAGTTggaaaacaaacagcttttAACAGTGAATTTGACCACAGCTGGGCAGCTTTGGACAGTAACTGattctgcagaagagaaaaaagatgggTCTCAAGAATGTGGCCCCAGAG
Coding sequences within it:
- the SNX8 gene encoding sorting nexin-8 isoform X2, encoding MSYCTKERACSDLAKPPVNEPREPEQFLMQTPQGNPLLLSHTLQELLSKDSVQVELIPEKKGLFLKHVEYEVSSKRFKCSVYRRYNDFVVFHEMLLQKFPYRMVPALPPKRMLGADREFIESRRRALKRFINLVARHPPFSEDVLLKLFLSFSGSDVQNKLRELVQGVGDEFVTCRLATQAKDFLPADIQAQFAASRELIRNIYNSFYKLRDRAERIASRAIDNASDLLIFGKELSALGSDTTPLPSWAALNNNAWGTLKQALKGLSVEFALLADKAVQQGKQEENDVVEKLNLFLDLLQSYKDLCERHEKGVLHKHQRALHKYSMMKKQMMSATVQNKEPESVEQLESRIVEQENAIITMELRNYFSLYCLHQETQLIHIYLPLTSHILGAFVNSQIQGHKEMSKVWNELKPKLSCLFVGSSSMPTPPLSPPEGNFFSN
- the SNX8 gene encoding sorting nexin-8 isoform X1 — its product is MDGEPPAGTAGAGTAADLAKPPVNEPREPEQFLMQTPQGNPLLLSHTLQELLSKDSVQVELIPEKKGLFLKHVEYEVSSKRFKCSVYRRYNDFVVFHEMLLQKFPYRMVPALPPKRMLGADREFIESRRRALKRFINLVARHPPFSEDVLLKLFLSFSGSDVQNKLRELVQGVGDEFVTCRLATQAKDFLPADIQAQFAASRELIRNIYNSFYKLRDRAERIASRAIDNASDLLIFGKELSALGSDTTPLPSWAALNNNAWGTLKQALKGLSVEFALLADKAVQQGKQEENDVVEKLNLFLDLLQSYKDLCERHEKGVLHKHQRALHKYSMMKKQMMSATVQNKEPESVEQLESRIVEQENAIITMELRNYFSLYCLHQETQLIHIYLPLTSHILGAFVNSQIQGHKEMSKVWNELKPKLSCLFVGSSSMPTPPLSPPEGNFFSN